A stretch of Heptranchias perlo isolate sHepPer1 chromosome 1, sHepPer1.hap1, whole genome shotgun sequence DNA encodes these proteins:
- the myoz2b gene encoding myozenin-2b, with product MQSHSILTKELKQQASAIVKEIQGNELDVDYGKKISIPKDIMLEELSLLSNRGSRLFKKRQRRSEKYTFEGFPNSVNSQMNSYIPSVTHCDDDKEICQGMRNGLQGGHQNTPKSPPNTPDPRTPPNPDSIAPGYTGPLKEIPPEKFNATAVPKSYQTPWEEAIAEDPELLSTLHPRMPELTPKVELAEYKTFNRVATPYGGFDKASKMISFKLPKLDFALLEPELRFPAFQDGTAGRPSFNRTAQGWTSNNVAIVFDDLSLEATIPETDDL from the exons ATGCAATCACACAGCATCCTCACAAAAGAATTGAAACAGCAAGCATCAGCCATTGTAAAAGAAATCCAAGGAAACG AGTTAGATGTGGACTATGGAAAAAAGATCAGCATTCCCAAAGACATTATGCTGGAAGAGCTTTCCCTCCTTTCCAACAGAGGATCCAGATTGTTTAAAAAGCGCCAAAGGAGATCTGAGAAATACACGTTTGAGGGATTCCCGAACTCTGTCAATTCACAAATGAAT AGCTATATTCCTTCCGTAACACATTGTGACGATGACAAAGAGATTTGCCAAGGCATGAGAAATGGACTGCAAGGTGGGCACCAAAACACTCCTAAATCGCCTCCAAATACTCCTGATCCAAGGACTCCACCAAATCCAGATTCCATTGCTCCAG GATATACTGGACCACTGAAGGAAATTCCACCTGAAAAATTTAATGCAACAGCTGTACCAAAATCCTATCAAACACCGTGGGAGGAAGCCATTGCAGAGGATCCTGAACTTCTTTCAACTTTACATCCCAGAATGCCAGAGCTCACACCTAAGGTAGAACTGGCTGAATATAAGACTTTTAACAG AGTTGCAACTCCTTATGGTGGTTTTGACAAAGCTTCCAAAATGATAAGTTTCAAGCTACCAAAGCTGGATTTTGCATTACTGGAACCAGAGCTCAGGTTTCCTGCCTTCCAAGATGGCACTGCTGGTCGGCCAAGCTTCAACAGAACTGCCCAGGGTTGGACATCTAACAACGTTGCAATAGTATTTGATGATCTGTCTTTGGAAGCAACCATTCCTGAAACAGATGACCTCTGA